A portion of the Drosophila sechellia strain sech25 chromosome 2R, ASM438219v1, whole genome shotgun sequence genome contains these proteins:
- the LOC6608851 gene encoding lachesin — protein sequence MWRPSISNCVWSTLLLAIFVQQTLAQRTPTISYITQEQIKDIGGTVEFDCSVQYAKEYNVLFLKTDSDPVFLSTGSTLVIKDSRFSLRYDPNSSTYKLQIKDIQETDAGTYTCQVVISTVHKVSAEVKLSVRRPPVISDNSTQSVVASEGSEVQMECYASGYPTPTITWRRENNAILPTDSATYVGNTLRIKSVKKEDRGTYYCVADNGVSKGDRRNINVEVEFAPVITVPRPRLGQALQYDMDLECHIEAYPPPAIVWTKDDIQLANNQHYSISHFATADEYTDSTLRVITVEKRQYGDYVCKATNRFGEAEARVNLFETIIPVCPPACGQAYIAGAEDVSATSFALVGILAALLFAR from the exons ATGTGGCGGCCGAGTATCTCGAATTGCGTGTGGAGCACCCTGCTCCTGGCCATTTTCGTGCAGCAAACGCTGGCTCAGCGAACCCCGACCATATCCTACATCACGCAGGAGCAGATCAAGGATATCGGCGGCACTGTGGAGTTCGATTGCTCCGTTCAGTATGCCAAAGAGTACAACGTGCTTTTCCTGAAGACGGACAGCGATCCCGTCTTCCTCTCCACGGGCTCCACGCTGGTCATCAAGGATTCGCGCTTCTCGCTGCGCTACGATCCCAACTCGTCCACCTACAAGCTGCAGATCAAGGACATCCAGGAGACGGACGCGGGCACCTACACCTGCCAGGTGGTGATCTCCACAGTCCACAAAGTGAGCGCCGAAGTGAAGCTATCGGTGCGCCGTCCCCCCGTCATCTCGGACAACTCCACGCAGTCGGTGGTGGCCAGCGAGGGCAGCGAGGTCCAGATGGAGTGCTACGCCAGCGGCTATCCCACACCCACCATCACCTGGAGACGCGAGAACAATGCCATTCTGCCAACTG ATAGTGCCACCTATGTGGGCAACACCCTGCGCATCAAGTCGGTGAAGAAGGAGGATCGCGGCACCTACTACTGCGTGGCCGACAATGGAGTGAGCAAGGGCGACAGGCGCAACATCAACGTGGAGGTGGAGTTCGCACCAGTGATCACCGTGCCGCGTCCGCGTTTGGGACAGGCCCTGCAGTACGacatggacttggagtgccaCATTGAGGCCTATCCGCCACCGGCCATCGTGTGGACCAAGGACGACATCCAGCTGGCCAACAACCAGCACTACAGCATCTCGCACTTCGCCACCGCCGACGAGTACACCGACTCGACGCTCCGTGTGATCACCGTTGAGAAGCGCCAGTACGGAGATTATGTGTGCAAGGCCACCAATCGCTTTGGAGAGGCGGAGGCGCGCGTCAATCTCTTCGAGACGATCATTCCCGTGTGCCCACCGGCCTGTGGACAGGCGTACATTGCCGGAGCCGAGGATGTGTCCGCCACTTCGTTCGCTTTGGTGGGCATCCTGGCGGCGCTGCTCTTCGCCAGATAA
- the LOC6608852 gene encoding augmin complex subunit dgt5, giving the protein MAYQEKITEFKNWATSLGCPPTALPTDDALRRIFKSGSSLLLNQLQSRIQPVDYVREVRENLLIAQVARYKDKMVPLASRSFQPPELQRYQKIQELKKHKEKANQQLTEARKEYQKLSAAIKTKNIQTISAENRKQLLESKCNILDLKLESLNKNYDQELKNKVQILATTPVKLSARNASEAQATRAVEQALKQLETFYGMCDDGNAVNNLAEAKQRLWDQMRSTFADIPNALLLNVVMKIKEEQLQHIMKLNESRGECTNEKPPLNNYEVKLLKTKADMLGLAAKYFGAQKELEQKEERFCQDYSVFVDKLQSKVYSFNGISLGDEENADELISDYLVQYNMRNFNRSQNEFLREQIEQLRLELDAGAKQLENHDLKLGSVKQVYGDINSSINRIQQDMVQLSQIKEKILFSRNMMKNLLDDMQAATQKQNAKSQLMSTKLKVSNMSMLGAESFCLANDSVFSSTKVEFDGNCSAMNSTMRRSFDNKTLVPGGAASTTLMAASGATVPSHLLEFNTFLEIPLEKFSCTPRACSFLLSANPLIVEAQELASTVQLAPGYLLTPFGALQEVRKRILWASAIAAHTSDLKLNFQPLIVDPHDLRLKASRQHEEIDQLLDNLMAIGVKTQLQLEKAERIYQFLLENPLRRYVPPSIRYNNGSFADYESEFNLYYRMTTNGSSMRAPSN; this is encoded by the exons ATGGCGTACCAGGAAAAAATAACAGAATTTAAGAACTGGGCCACTAGTCTTGGCTGCCCGCCCACTGCCCTGCCCACCGATGATGCACTCCGAAG AATTTTTAAGTCCGGCTCTAGCTTACTTTTGAACCAGCTGCAATCCCGCATCCAACCAGTGGATTACGTGCGGGAGGTGCGCGAGAATCTGCTGATTGCCCAAGTGGCTCGCTACAAGGACAAAATGGTGCCGCTGGCTTCTAGGAGTTTCCAGCCGCCGGAGCTTCAGAGGTACCAGAAAATACAGGAGCTAAAGAAGCACAAGGAGAAGGCGAATCAACAGCTTACGGAGGCCCGAAAAGAGTACCAAAAGCTATCCGCCGCCATCAAGACCAAGA ACATTCAAACCATCAGTGCTGAGAACCGGAAGCAACTACTTGAATCTAAATGCAATATCCTTGACCTGAAGCTGGAGTCGCTGAATAAGAACTACGACCAGGAGTTGAAAAACAAGGTCCAGATTTTGGCCACCACGCCCGTGAAGCTGAGTGCTAGAAATGCCAGCGAGGCGCAGGCTACAAGGGCTGTGGAGCAGGCTCTCAAGCAGCTAGAGACCTTCTATGGAATGTGTGACGATGGCAATGCGGTGAACAATTTGGCCGAGGCCAAGCAGCGCTTATGGGATCAGATGCGGAGCACCTTTGCGGATATTCCCAACGCCCTGCTTCTGAACGTGGTAATGAAGATCAAagaggagcagctgcagcacatCATGAAGCTGAATGAGTCCAGAGGAGAATGCACAAATGAAAAGCCACCGCTGAATAACTATGAGGTCAAGTTACTAAAGACCAAGGCCGATATGCTTGGTCTGGCGGCCAAATATTTCGGGGCCCaaaaggagctggagcagaaGGAGGAACGCTTTTGCCAGGACTACAGCGTCTTTGTGGACAAACTTCAATCGAAGGTATACAGTTTCAATGGCATAAGTTTGGGCGACGAGGAAAATGCGGATGAACTGATTAGTGACTATCTGGTGCAGTACAACATGCGCAATTTTAATCGCTCCCAAAACGAATTCCTTCGCGAGCAGATTGAGCAACTGCGTCTGGAGCTGGATGCGGGCGCCAAGCAGCTGGAGAATCACGATCTAAAGCTAGGCTCTGTGAAACAAGTATACGGCGACATCAACTCCAGCATCAATCGTATCCAGCAGGACATGGTGCAGCTGTCGCAGATCAAGGAGAAGATCCTCTTTTCGCGAAATATGATGAAGAACCTGCTGGACGATATGCAAGCGGCTACACAGAAACAAAACGCCAAGTCCCAACTGATGAGCACCAAGCTTAAAGTGAGCAACATGTCCATGTTAGGTGCGGAGAGTTTCTGCCTGGCCAATGATAGTGTGTTCTCCAGCACCAAGGTGGAGTTCGATGGTAACTGCAGCGCAATGAACTCAACGATGCGACGCAGTTTTGACAACAAAACGCTAGTGCCGGGCGGAGCTGCATCCACCACACTGATGGCTGCATCCGGAGCGACGGTGCCGTCGCATTTGCTGGAATTCAATACATTTTTGGAAATACCGCTGGAAAAATTTAGCTGTACGCCGCGCGCCTG CTCCTTCCTGTTGTCGGCCAATCCACTCATCGTCGAGGCCCAAGAGTTGGCCTCCACCGTTCAACTGGCACCAGGCTATTTGCTAACACCCTTCGGCGCTCTGCAGGAAGTCCGAAAACGCATTTTGTGGGCGTCAGCAATTGCCGCTCATACGTCTGacttgaaattgaattttcagcCGTTAATTG TTGATCCGCACGATTTGAGACTGAAGGCGAGTCGTCAGCACGAGGAAATTGACCAATTGCTGGACAACCTGATGGCCATTGGGGTGAAGACTCAGTTGCAGCTGGAAAAGGCCGAGCGCATCTACCAGTTCCTGCTCGAGAATCCTTTGCGACGCTACGTTCCACCCAGTATACGATACAACAATGGCAGCTTCGCGGACTACGAGTCCGAGTTCAATCTCTACTATCGCATGACCACCAATGGGAGTTCGATGCGAGCGCCATCTAATTAA